GGCTAATTTCTATAATGAAGATAGTAATTATTAATAAAAGTGGCAGAAGTAGGGCAAATTCAACCGTTGATTGCCCTTTTTGGCTTTCTTTATTCATTTTATTTGAGGCCCTCCAACACCTTTAAGAAAGCGGCTACTATCTCCGGGTCAAACTGGCTACCCGCGTTTTTCTTTAATTCTTTAATTGCCTCATCTTTAGACTTTGCCTTTCTATATGGTCTATCCGAGGTCATGGCATCATAAGCATCTGCGACGGCAATGATTCGTGCTCCTAATGGAATCTTATCCATTAATAGTCCTGACGGATAACCACCTCCATCATATCGTTCGTGGTGATGTTTGATAACTGGGATGCCTCTTTTTAAAAATCCTAATGGCTTAATGATATTTACCGATGTTGTTGGATGCAATTTTATTTCATCCCATTCTTCTTGAGTTAATGCCTCTGATTTAGATAGGATATAATCGCGAATGCCAATTTTACCAATATCGTGCAATTGGCAGGCATAGCGTATCAGTTCCTGCTCATCTTGTGGTAAGTTTAATTCCTTCGCTATCAGCATTGCATACTGAGCCACTCTCTCGGAATGACCTTTAGTATAATAATCTTTTGCCTCAATCGTCCCAACCAGAGCCGCCATTGCTCCGATGTAGAGTGCCTGTAGATTTTTATTTAACTTAATGATTTCGTCTAATTTTTGATTCAACTCAACATTCTTTTTAGTCAGGGTATTAAGCAAATGTTTGTTCTTAAGTTCCAATCGTTGTTTTTCCAGACCTCTTTTAATTATCACACTTACTTTTTCCATCTCAAGTGGTTTTTCTAAATAGTCATAAGCATCATACCGCAATGATTCAATTGCTACTTCCATAGAGGAGTAACCCGTAATTATAATTACGACCGTATCTGCATATTTCGCTTTAATCTCCTTTAACACCTCTAATCCACTCATATCCGGCAATTTTATATCTAAAAGCACTAAATTAAATGATTTTTTCTTCATTTGTGTTAGAGCAGAAGCTCCTGAATGGGCAATTGTTACCAGGTAACCCGTTCTTTCTAAAAATTTGGAGAAGATAGAGCATATCCCCTGGTCATCATCAACTAATAAAATATTTTCTTTTTCTAACAACAAAGACTCT
The bacterium DNA segment above includes these coding regions:
- a CDS encoding response regulator, encoding MMKEKTHILVVDDEWEIVEVIRTLLEVKGYEVTTAQSGKEALEKLEERLPHLIILDILMPEMNGYEVCKKIRKSPVHKHLPIIILSSKSTVEDEIAGWRMGIDEYITKPFDLEELVAILESIIYRTYLGIDSNPLTKLPGNNSIREEINNCIESKNLFAIGFLDLDNFKAFNDHYGFAKGDEAIKLTAKVIINAVHKVGTEKDFIGHIGGDDFIVISHPDRIEIICQEIIKEFDAAIPDLYSAEDKERGYILGFNRKGEKEEFPIMSISIGVVTNKQRNLIHLAQVSTIGAELKEYAKTFIGSNYIVDKRMREEKDNSKAESLLLEKENILLVDDDQGICSIFSKFLERTGYLVTIAHSGASALTQMKKKSFNLVLLDIKLPDMSGLEVLKEIKAKYADTVVIIITGYSSMEVAIESLRYDAYDYLEKPLEMEKVSVIIKRGLEKQRLELKNKHLLNTLTKKNVELNQKLDEIIKLNKNLQALYIGAMAALVGTIEAKDYYTKGHSERVAQYAMLIAKELNLPQDEQELIRYACQLHDIGKIGIRDYILSKSEALTQEEWDEIKLHPTTSVNIIKPLGFLKRGIPVIKHHHERYDGGGYPSGLLMDKIPLGARIIAVADAYDAMTSDRPYRKAKSKDEAIKELKKNAGSQFDPEIVAAFLKVLEGLK